A window of Fragaria vesca subsp. vesca linkage group LG7, FraVesHawaii_1.0, whole genome shotgun sequence contains these coding sequences:
- the LOC101304423 gene encoding TMV resistance protein N-like produces the protein MAMSIQVRASTGSALPWKYDVFLSFRGADTRKGFTDYLYKELQRQGIMTFRDDPQLERGTVISPELLTAIEQSRFAVVVLSPKYATSTWCLLELSKILECMEERGAILPIFYEVEPSHVRHQRGSFAEAFEEHEEKFGEGNKEVEGWRDALTKVANLAGWSSKEYRYETVLIREIVQVLWSKVHPSLTVFGSSEKLFGMDTKLEEIDVLLDKEANDVRFIGIWGMGGLGKTTLARLVYEKIAHQFEVYIFLADVREVSATHGLVYLQKQILSQILKEENVQVWDVYSGITMIKRCFCNKAVLLVLDDVDQLEQLEKLVGERDWFGSRSRIIITTRDRHVLVTHGVEKPYELKTLNENEALELFSWKAFRKYEPDIDYAEQSKSFVRYAGGLPLALKILGSFLYQRSPDAWNSALQKLQQTPDRRVFEILKISFDGLDEMDKKIFLDIACFHRLYDNESMIELAYSSEFCTRITIDVLVEKSLLTISLNNRIGIHDSIREMGCEIVRQESYEEPGRRSRLWLRNDIFHVFTKNTGTEAIEGILLHLAELEEADWNLEAFSKMHKLKLLYIHNLKLSLGPKYLPNDLIFLNWSWYPSKSLPPAFQPDDLTELSLVHSNIDHLWNGIKYLSKLKSIDLSYSVNLTRTPDFTGTPNLEKLVLVGCTSLFKIHPSIALLKRLKIWNFRDCKSIKSLPSEVHMEFLEIFDVSGCSKLKRIPEFVGQTKRLSKLSLGGIAVEKLPSSIELLGESLVKLDLNGIVIREQPYSLFLKLQNLMVSSFGFFPRKSPHPLIPLLASLKHFSSLRKLNLNDCNLCEGDIPNELGSLSSLESLELRGNNFVTLPSIHLLSKLRRINVRNCKRLQQLPELPVNDHLDVLRADNCTSLQVFPEPPDLCLSSVAYQSTFTLTGINCLSTVANQDSGYFLYSALKRLLEDASRFSNHFYFVIPGSEIPEWFKNNHSVGGSVIEKLHLDASNSKFIGFAVCALFLPRDNPSDAFSFTWYNYSTGACLGGFSFYIYPGFSDHLMFAVLPKCRFEDTKEVKFVFEIYSLGCTKEVKQCGARALYEHDMEQLISRMNQSKCNISLYEATDEQEGAMVKATTSRSGGSDDEYYSAEE, from the exons ATGGCGATGAGCATCCAAGTTAGAGCCTCCACCGGTTCAGCTTTGCCATGGAAATACGACGTGTTTTTGAGCTTCAGAGGCGCAGACACCCGCAAGGGCTTCACAGATTACTTATACAAAGAGTTGCAGCGGCAAGGAATCATGACGTTCAGGGACGATCCACAACTTGAAAGAGGCACGGTCATCTCTCCGGAGCTACTCACTGCAATCGAGCAATCCAGGTTTGCGGTCGTTGTTCTTTCGCCAAAGTACGCAACTTCTACGTGGTGCTTGCTTGAACTGTCTAAGATTCTTGAATGCATGGAAGAGAGAGGGGCAATTCTGCCAATATTTTATGAGGTGGAACCCTCTCACGTTAGACACCAAAGGGGCAGCTTTGCTGAAGCGTTTGAAGAACACGAAGAGAAGTTTGGAGAAGGAAATAAGGAGGTGGAAGGGTGGAGAGATGCTTTAACCAAAGTGGCCAATCTTGCTGGGTGGAGTTCAAAGGAATATAG GTATGAAACAGTGCTTATCAGAGAGATTGTGCAAGTACTGTGGAGCAAAGTGCATCCTAGTCTCACTGTATTTGGTTCCTCAGAGAAGTTATTTGGAATGGATACTAAGCTGGAGGAAATAGATGTTCTTTTAGATAAAGAAGCAAATGATGTTCGCTTTATAGGGATATGGGGGATGGGTGGTCTTGGTAAGACAACCCTTGCTAGACTAGTTTATGAGAAAATCGCTCATCAATTTGAAGTTTATATCTTTCTTGCTGATGTCAGAGAGGTTTCCGCAACCCATGGTCTAGTTTATCTACAGAAACAGATTCTTTCCCAAATCTTGAAGGAAGAAAATGTTCAAGTATGGGACGTTTATAGTGGAATCACTATGATAAAGAGATGTTTTTGTAATAAAGCGGTTCTTCTAGTTCTTGATGATGTGGATCAACTAGAGCAACTGGAAAAATTGGTGGGAGAAAGAGACTGGTTTGGTTCAAGAAGTAGAATCATCATTACAACTAGAGATCGGCATGTCCTAGTCACACATGGTGTAGAAAAACCATACGAGTTGAAGACACTAAACGAAAATGAAGCTCTTGAGCTCTTTAGTTGGAAAGCCTTTAGGAAATATGAGCCTGATATAGATTATGCAGAACAGTCTAAGAGTTTTGTTAGGTATGCTGGAGGTCTTCCCTTAGCTCTTAAAATTTTGGGGTCTTTCTTATACCAAAGGAGTCCAGATGCATGGAATTCTGCATTGCAAAAACTACAACAAACTCCCGACCGAAGAGTTTTTGAAATACTGAAAATAAGTTTTGATGGACTTGATGAGATGGACAAGAAAATTTTTCTGGACATTGCTTGTTTTCACAGGCTGTATGACAACGAGTCTATGATTGAACTTGCATACAGCTCTGAATTTTGCACTCGTATTACAATAGATGTTCTTGTTGAGAAATCTCTCTTAACTATTTCATTAAACAATAGAATAGGTATACATGATTCGATACGAGAAATGGGATGTGAAATTGTTCGCCAAGAGTCTTATGAAGAGCCTGGCAGACGCAGTCGGTTGTGGCTTCGGAATGACATTTTTCATGTATTCACAAAGAATACG GGAACAGAAGCCATTGAAGGCATATTGTTACACTTGGCTGAATTAGAAGAGGCAGATTGGAATCTTGAGGCCTTCTCTAAAATGCATAAACTGAAGCTGCTCTACATTCATAATTTAAAGCTTTCTCTTGGCCCCAAATATCTTCCTAATGACTTGATATTTCTGAATTGGAGTTGGTATCCTTCAAAATCTCTCCCACCAGCTTTTCAACCGGATGACCTTACTGAACTTAGTTTGGTGCATAGCAATATTGATCACCTCTGGAATGGAATAAAA TACTTGAGCAAGTTGAAATCTATCGATCTTAGTTACTCCGTAAACTTGACAAGGACCCCAGATTTCACAGGTACTCCAAATCTTGAGAAGTTGGTTCTTGTAGGTTGTACGAGTTTATTTAAGATCCATCCATCCATTGCACTGCTCAAGAGACTCAAAATTTGGAATTTTAGAGACTGCAAAAGTATCAAGAGTCTACCGAGTGAAGTGCATATGGAGTTTCTTGAAATATTTGATGTATCTGGCTGCTCAAAGCTGAAAAGGATTCCAGAATTTGTGGGGCAAACGAAAAGATTATCAAAGCTATCTTTAGGTGGGATTGCTGTTGAGAAACTGCCTTCATCAATTGAGTTATTGGGTGAGAGTCTGGTGAAGCTTGATTTGAATGGAATTGTTATAAGAGAGCAGCCGTACTCCCTTTTTCTTAAGCTGCAGAATCTCATGGTATCATCTTTTGGCTTCTTTCCAAGAAAGAGTCCTCACCCTTTAATTCCTCTGTTAGCTTCCTTGAAGCATTTCTCTTCTTTGAGGAAATTAAATCTGAACGACTGTAATCTCTGTGAAGGAGATATTCCCAACGAACTTGGTTCTCTGTCCTCCTTAGAGAGCTTGGAACTCAGAGGAAACAATTTTGTAACTCTTCCGAGCATTCATTTGCTTTCTAAGCTTAGAAGGATTAATGTAAGGAATTGCAAAAGGCTTCAACAATTGCCAGAACTTCCGGTAAATGACCACTTAGATGTGCTGCGAGCCGACAATTGTACTTCGTTACAAGTGTTTCCAGAACCACCAGATTTGTGCTTGAGTTCGGTCGCTTATCAATCCACTTTTACTCTCACTGGCATCAATTGCTTGAGTACGGTCGCTAATCAAGATTCTGGTTATTTTTTGTATTCAGCGCTAAAGCGGTTGCTTGAG GATGCCTCTCGTTTTAGCAATCATTTCTATTTCGTAATTCCTGGAAGTGAAATTCCTGAGTGGTTCAAAAATAATCATAGTGTGGGAGGCTCGGTAATTGAGAAGTTACATTTGGATGCAAGTAATAGCAAGTTTATTGGGTTTGCTGTATGTGCTCTATTTCTGCCTCGAGACAATCCGTCTGATGCGTTTAGCTTTACTTGGTACAATTATAGTACCGGTGCTTGTTTAGGAGGGTTTAGTTTCTATATATATCCAGGTTTTTCAGATCACCTTATGTTTGCTGTTTTGCCCAAATGCCGTTTTGAGGACACAAAGGAGGTGAAGTTTGTCTTTGAAATCTATTCATTGGGATGCACAAAGGAGGTGAAGCAATGTGGGGCCCGTGCACTGTACGAGCACGACATGGAACAGTTGATCAGTAGAATGAACCAATCCAAGTGCAACATTTCTCTTTACGAGGCTACGGATGAACAAGAAGGTGCCATGGTTAAGGCAACAACAAGCAGAAGCGGTGGCTCCGACGACGAATATTACTCTGCAGAAGAATGA